In Mesorhizobium sp. M9A.F.Ca.ET.002.03.1.2, the DNA window GGCACATAGGCCGGCAGATCGAACTGGATCGAATCGTCCGCAAGCAACTGCTTGTGCAGTTCCACCAGCCCCCCGATGTCCGGCTCTGCCACTTCACCGCTCCCCACGCAACCTGCGGTTCCACGTGGACACTGGCAATGCTGCAAGACAATTGCAAGCGCGTCCAACCACAAGTATCAATCTTGGCGAATTATACTTTCTGATTTCGGATATCTATGAGCAGGGGGTAATATACATGGCTTCAATCGCCAGCGAGCGACCGGACAAGTTCCGCATCGGCAGGGTTTTCAACGACAGCTTTGCGGTCATCAGCCGAAATCCCGTCCTTTGCCTCGGGCTGGCAGTGCTGTTTTCGGGTTTGCCGACACTCCTCTACCAGCTTTGGATCTGGGAATCGGTGACCGGCATCGGGACAACCGCCCCGGAATTCTCGGCCCAACGCGTCACTTTCACGGTCGTTGCCGTGCTGATTTCCATGGTGCTGGCGGCCATTTTGCAGGCGGCGCTGGTGCGCGGGGCCATCGAGGATCTGAACGGCAAGCGGCCTGCGATAGGCGATTGCATCGGGACGGCGCTTTCCCTCCTGTTGCCGGTAATAGGCATTGCAGTGCTGGTCACGCTTGGCGCCGGACTGGGCTTCATGTTTCTCATCGTTCCCGGCATCATATTGTGGCTTCGCTGGTCGGTCGCCGTGCCGGCTTTGGTTCAGGAGCGGCTGGGGGTGCTCGGCAGCATGAAGCGCAGTCGCGACCTGACCAAGGGGAGCCGTTGGGCGCTGTTCGGATTCTGGATCATCCTGATCATCGCCGCGATCGCCATCCAGCTCGTGCTCAGCCAACTCGTCACGATTTTCGGCATGACTGTGGCCCTCGTCCTGGACGCCCTGGTGACATCAGTCGTGTCCGTGGTGACGTCGGTCGCCCCGGCGGTCAGCTATGTCGAACTGCGCGAGGTCAAGGAAGGCACGAGCGTCAACGAACTGGCGGAAATCTTCTCATAGCGGGCCGATCTACCACATCATGAAGGAAGCGACATCCGCGTCGGAAACCTTGCCTGCCGTCACGTCGGCGATCGCCTGATCGACGATGGCTGCGCCTTCAGTCGCCTCGTCCTCGGTCAGCGTCAGCGGCGGCATGAATTCGAGCACGTTGGCCTTCAGTCCGACATAGCTGAAGGCCGCGCCCAGTTCGTAGCCGCGATAGATGATCTTGGCCGTCGTTGTCGCCGCGACCGGCTCGCGTGTCTTGCGGTCCTTGACCAGATCGACGCCGACGGCAAGGCCGCGCCCGCGCACGTCGCCGACGATCTCGTGTTTGGCGCCGAGCACCCGCAGCGCATCTGAGAACAGCTTGCCGACGCGCGCCGAGCGCTCGATCAGCCTGTCCGCCTCGATCACCTTCAGCACAGCGTTGCCGGCGGACGCCGCCACGGGGTTGCCGGCGGTGGTCTGCAGCGCGAAGGCCGGTGCGTGGTCCATGATCTCCTTCGGGCCGATGACCGCCGACAGCGGCAGGCCGCCGCCGATGCCCTTGCCGAACACGACGAGATCGGGCGTCAATCCTTCATGCTGGAAACAATGCATCATGCCGCTGCGGGCCAACCCGACCTTGACCTCGTCGACAACGATCTTGATGCCATGCCTGCGGCAACGCTCCTGCAACGCCTTGAGGAAGCCGGGCGGCGGCACGATCAGCCCGCCATCCGACATCAGCGGTTCGATGAACACCGCCGCGACCTGATGCGGCGGGCAGGTGGTCTCGAACTGGTAGTCGAGCAGAGCGAGAACGTCCTCGGCGCTGAATCGCGGCCGGAACGGATCGGGGTAGGGGAGCAGAAGCACGCCCGGCCTTGGCAGCGTGTGGGTCATGGCTGTATGGCCGCTGATGCCCATCGAGCCGGAGAGGTTGCCGTGATAGGAGCCGATGAAGGAGATGAAGCGCGAACGGCCGGTCGCCGCCTGCAACACACGCACCGCGCAATCATTGGCGTCCGACCCGGAATGGCCGAACCAGACGCGCCGCTCACCGTTGCCGGGCGTGATGGCAAGCAGCCGCTCGGCCAGCGAAACCGCCGGTTCGTTCGGGTAGAGCAAGAGGCTGGCGCCGGCCATGTCGCGAATAGACGCCTCGACCGCGGCGACGATTGCCTTGTGGCCGTAGCCGAGGATCGCCGGACCGGCCGAGCCGGACAGGTCGAGCAGCGAGCGGCCGCCTTCCTCGATCAGCCGGTTGCCCTGGCCGCCGACGACGCTGAGCGGCGAGAAGCGCAGCTTGCCGATTTGGGCGATGATTGCCGCGTCGCGCTCACGCAGGCTGAGATTGCTCATGACGCCTTCTTCTTCCTTCTTCTGCTGCGCCAGCAAGGCAGCTGCCAGGCGGTCCGCCCATGCCTCGATGCCGGAGCGGCTCGACAACAGATCCTGCCGGATCTCGATGAGGACGGCGGGAATGCCGCGATCGTCGCCATGGATGGGCACGGCGTAGTCGGCATCGCGGCTGATCACGTAAGGCACGTTGGCCGCGACGTTGAGCGCTGCGTCGATGCGCAGGGCGGAAAGGATCGCGTCGCCGAATTCGCCGGCGCGGTCGTAAAGCACGCCGGCATGCCATGGCCTGGAAATCCCGAGGAAGACCGGCGTGAAGCTGTGGATCGTCGCGATCCGTGTCGGCCTGCCGTCCTTCGACCGGCGGTCGAGATGGGCGGCCACCCGGTCATGGAAAGGCGTGAACATGATCTCGGCGCGGCGGGCCCGCTCCGCCGGATCGAGCCCGACATTGCCGGGAATATCGGTGTCTTCCGATAGGACCGGAATGCTGCCATTGGTGCCTAGCGGCCGGTTGAGGTCGATCAGCAGCCGCGAATAACCGCTGAGGAAGGCCGGCGCGTCGAGCAGCACCGACAGACGGCGCGTCACTTCGGCGGCGCCGATGTCCCAGGCGATGTGGCGCTGCAAATGGCTGATATCGAGCCCCAGCTGTCCATATTCCGCCGGAATATGGTTGGATGCATGCTCGCACAACAGCACGATGTCGGAGCGCCCGCTTTCGTTAAGAACTTCGACGGCAGCCGGCCAATTCTTTTCAGGCTGGATGGCGTTTTCAGGCTGCGCGGCCATCAATAAAGCGTCCGGTAGAGGTCGCAGACAGCCACCGGATCGAGACCGGCAAGGCGCTCTGTCTCATGCCGCTTGAGGCCGACGAAAGTCTCGACGAAGACCGGTGCGAACCATCCGGTGACGGTTCGGTCGGCGGTGAGCGCGTCGAGCGCCGCCGGCAGGGTTTCAGGCAGGCGTACGAGACCGAGCTTCTTGCGCTCCGCCTCGCTCATCAGCGTCGGGTCGCCGGTGACCAGCGGTGGTGCCGGCAGCTTGGCCTTCAGCCCTTCCAGTCCCGCGCGCACGATGGCCGCCAGCGACAGATAGGGATTGCCGGTGGCGTCGGCGGCCCGGTATTCGATGTTGTATTGCCGCGCCGGATCGCGCCCGCCGATCGTCACCGTCGGGCAGATGCGTAAGGACGCCTCGCGATCGCGATCGGCAAGCCAGGTGTAGGACGAGCTCCAGCTATGCGGCTTCAGCCGGTAGTAGGACGACACACTCGCCGCCGTCATGGCGGTGATACCGGGCAGATGGCGCAGCACGCCGGCACAGAAGGCGCCGGCCTGGCTGGAAAGACCGCCCGGCCGCGTCGCATCGTAGGTCGCCGGCTTGCCGGCCTCGTCGACGAAGCTGAAATGGATATGGACGCCGTTGCCGACGGCATCGGGAGCAGGTTTCGGTGTGAAGCTGGCGCGCCAGCCGGCATTGCGCGCCACTTCGCGGGTGATTTCTCGGATGGCAACGGCGCGGTCGGCTGCGGCAAGCGCGTCGGCCGGCTCGTGCGTCACCTCGAACTGGTCGGCACCGAATTCGGCGATGACCACTTCGGGCGCCACGCCCGCTTCCTCCAGCGCCGCCATCAGATTGGGCGCAAACGGGTCGGCGCGGCGCAGCGCGGCGAAC includes these proteins:
- a CDS encoding aspartate aminotransferase family protein, which translates into the protein MSNLSLRERDAAIIAQIGKLRFSPLSVVGGQGNRLIEEGGRSLLDLSGSAGPAILGYGHKAIVAAVEASIRDMAGASLLLYPNEPAVSLAERLLAITPGNGERRVWFGHSGSDANDCAVRVLQAATGRSRFISFIGSYHGNLSGSMGISGHTAMTHTLPRPGVLLLPYPDPFRPRFSAEDVLALLDYQFETTCPPHQVAAVFIEPLMSDGGLIVPPPGFLKALQERCRRHGIKIVVDEVKVGLARSGMMHCFQHEGLTPDLVVFGKGIGGGLPLSAVIGPKEIMDHAPAFALQTTAGNPVAASAGNAVLKVIEADRLIERSARVGKLFSDALRVLGAKHEIVGDVRGRGLAVGVDLVKDRKTREPVAATTTAKIIYRGYELGAAFSYVGLKANVLEFMPPLTLTEDEATEGAAIVDQAIADVTAGKVSDADVASFMMW
- a CDS encoding glutamine synthetase, whose protein sequence is MTSTVEPLVAVVTTDLSAITRGRSVVESKLQKIAATGVGWLQANLSLTPFNSIVDPNPWGSSGDVRLVPDLNARFRTVLTGSATPFDMVVGNIVELDGGPWVGCTRTMLIDALAELKAATGLSLVAAFEHEFHIADAGFGLGHSMSFAALRRADPFAPNLMAALEEAGVAPEVVIAEFGADQFEVTHEPADALAAADRAVAIREITREVARNAGWRASFTPKPAPDAVGNGVHIHFSFVDEAGKPATYDATRPGGLSSQAGAFCAGVLRHLPGITAMTAASVSSYYRLKPHSWSSSYTWLADRDREASLRICPTVTIGGRDPARQYNIEYRAADATGNPYLSLAAIVRAGLEGLKAKLPAPPLVTGDPTLMSEAERKKLGLVRLPETLPAALDALTADRTVTGWFAPVFVETFVGLKRHETERLAGLDPVAVCDLYRTLY